Proteins from a genomic interval of Planctomycetaceae bacterium:
- a CDS encoding glycosyltransferase family 2 protein has protein sequence MSDEQLRPFSPVWCDEQRKTLGEFACRQLGFYAIPDDFTLSVVIPVYNEEKTLRNLVDRVRSVPIRKELILVDDCSRDRSRDVMKALEAESTGDDLNRIRVFFHEVNMGKGGALRTGFSKVEGDVVIIQDADLEYDPDEYPRLLQPIIEDRADVVFGSRFLGDQAHRVLYYWHYLGNKFLTTVSNCFTNLNLTDMETCYKVFRREVIDEITPRLQQNRFGFEPEITARVARRRYRIYEISVSYSGRTYAEGKKIGWKDGFSALWCIFRYGIAD, from the coding sequence ATGTCCGACGAACAGCTACGCCCTTTTTCACCTGTCTGGTGTGACGAGCAGCGCAAGACGCTGGGAGAATTCGCGTGCAGACAACTGGGCTTTTACGCCATCCCGGATGATTTTACTCTGTCGGTGGTGATCCCGGTCTATAACGAAGAAAAAACTCTGCGCAATCTGGTGGATCGCGTCCGATCCGTTCCTATTCGCAAAGAACTCATCCTTGTCGACGACTGCAGCCGCGATCGTTCGCGCGATGTCATGAAGGCGCTGGAGGCGGAAAGCACAGGCGACGATCTCAATCGAATCCGGGTCTTCTTTCACGAAGTCAACATGGGCAAAGGCGGAGCACTCCGTACAGGATTCAGCAAGGTCGAAGGAGACGTAGTCATCATTCAGGATGCCGATCTCGAATATGATCCCGACGAATACCCGCGGCTGCTTCAGCCCATCATTGAAGACCGTGCCGATGTCGTCTTTGGCAGCCGGTTCCTGGGCGACCAGGCGCATCGAGTCCTCTATTACTGGCACTACCTGGGTAACAAGTTTCTCACCACAGTTTCCAACTGCTTCACGAATCTGAATCTGACTGATATGGAAACCTGCTACAAGGTTTTCCGCCGCGAAGTCATTGACGAAATCACACCACGACTCCAGCAGAACCGTTTTGGATTCGAGCCAGAGATTACCGCTCGCGTCGCCCGCAGGCGTTACCGAATCTACGAAATCTCAGTCAGCTACTCCGGCCGCACCTACGCAGAAGGGAAAAAGATTGGCTGGAAGGACGGATTCTCTGCGCTCTGGTGCATCTTCCGGTATGGAATCGCGGATTAG